In a single window of the Gossypium hirsutum isolate 1008001.06 chromosome D02, Gossypium_hirsutum_v2.1, whole genome shotgun sequence genome:
- the LOC107909885 gene encoding uncharacterized protein, with protein sequence MDDDFHDRGQSSLAKPKSEQQREHLFHTRCHVQGKLCRVIIDGESCSNIASTTMVEKLCLTTTKHPQPYQLQGLSNEGQFRVTQQVRIAFSIGKYQDEVVCDVMPIQACHLLLGEPWQLDRKVTHDGRTNRYSFKHQGKKLTLVPLTPEQVHEDQIKLRNSVKTSEEKEKKNEKEQKEIESEKECETEKKFEKEVEERRENELEKETKEKDEERLVRNVSTNQDMNFSCVATFKVPERSKDNFQLQYLSNERRFHTINLGKDEITLHDPEGKRGKEILETESSADLKIIDKTFGDLVLKRSPHFDPINCYSSIVVDKVITKRSVICYSLNLPCVKSSNLSKSVLENKVTKFSKFVFNLYSCLKQFMWLYMKFEFYLTKVNSTTEIRLHYAPDERRFVLNEKGKIDPYSSAYRGKMLETFETLLYSSDSDKDRVDEHLDRNVLDCPILFIDDLSVLMVDKKILVFDNACVSESIDRRLMHGMIMQLCEPCESFQIPTCDDYVYHLIYYSQFIHGLWEQCETTECLKTCPSLFQIFDEAVVSKLDCLHGNLNLSIHIRYTCSVMLMIGLQACFRCYLLSHGYSFQWTQLPLVPFDRGKSSSFDFSDSRMNLFEEGGNDTSHKSPNS encoded by the coding sequence atggatgatgattttcatgatcgtggacaatcatctttggcaaaaccaaagagcgagcagcaacgagaacatctctttcatactcgctgccacgtacaaggtaagctttgtagagttattattgatggtgaaagttgctcgaacatagccagcacgacgatggtggaaaagctttgcttaaccactaccaagcatccacaaccttatcaactacaagggcttagcaacgaaggccaatttagggtcactcaacaagtgcgcattgccttttctatcggtaagtatcaagacgaagttgtgtgcgacgtaatgcctattcaagcctgccatttgttgctaggagaaccatggcaattggatcgaaaagtcactcacgatggtcgtaccaataggtattctttcaagcatcaaggaaagaaacttaccttagtgccgctcactccggaacaagtccatgaggaccaaatcaaactgagaaattctgttaaaacaagtgaggaaaaagaaaaaaagaatgaaaaagagcaaaaagagattgagagtgaaaaggaatgtgaaacagaaaagaaatttgaaaaagaagttgaagaaagaagagaaaatgagttagaaaaagaaacaaaagaaaaagacgaggaaaggctagtgaggaatgtttccactaaccaagatatgaatttttcttgtgttgctacttttaaggttcctgaaagatcgaaagataactttcaacttcaatacctctcaaatgaaagacgctttcatacgatcaacttaggcaaagatgaaatcacactacatgatcccgaaggtaagcgaggtaaggaaattttagaaaccgagtccagtgcagatttgaaaattattgataaaacttttggtgacttagttcttaaaagatcccctcattttgatccgattaattgttactcttcgattgtggttgataaagtcattacgaaaagaagcgtgatttgttattctcttaatttaccttgtgtaaaatcctcgaatttgtccaaatctgttttggagaataaggtaacgaaattttccaaatttgttttcaatttatattcgtgccttaaacagtttatgtggttgtacatgaagtttgagttctatttgacaaaggttaactcaacaacggagattcgactacactatgcccccgatgagcgaaggtttgttttaaatgaaaaaggtaaaatcgacccttattcttctgcttatcgaggtaagatgcttgaaacctttgaaacacttttgtactcctcggatagtgataaagatcgtgttgatgaacacttagatcgaaacgtgcttgactgtcctattttatttattgatgatctatctgttttgatggttgataaaaagattcttgtttttgataatgcatgcgtgagtgaatctatagaccgtcgattaatgcatggtatgattatgcaactctgtgaaccatgtgaatcttttcaaatacctacttgtgacgattatgtttaccatttgatttattactcgcaatttattcatggtttgtgggaacaatgtgagacgactgaatgccttaaaacatgtccatctttgtttcaaatatttgacgaggcagtggtgagtaaattagattgtttgcatggtaatctgaatctgtccattcacatacgttatacctgttctgttatgcttatgattggactacaagcttgtttccgttgctatttactatctcatggctattcttttcagtggactcaattgccattagtcccgttcgatagaggaaagtcaagttcatttgatttttcagattcgaggatgaatctttttgaggaaggggggaatgatacgagtcacaaaagcccaaattcttga